A single genomic interval of Ischnura elegans chromosome 3, ioIscEleg1.1, whole genome shotgun sequence harbors:
- the LOC124155839 gene encoding neurogenic protein mastermind-like, producing MATTANGNGNLVDEFEESFQACMNVLTKDDTLHTMEKDEIRVEVDQCLLRFIDLARQMEAFFLQKRFLLSALKPELIVKEDVIDLRNELHRKDELIKRHYEKIVVWQNLLADLQGPRAQGPSLSANNVPNQQQQQVQQQQQQQQVQQQQQQQVQQQQQQAVQQQQVQQQQVQQQQVQQQQQQVPPPQAQHQVPQMTQNAMVKLQQQQLQQQLQQQHMQQQMQQQQQMQQQQGPPMQQPGGPMGMPCGVGGGGMNPQAMFMAGGQLQAQQRSAAGGGGGMVGVAGGFHHVLGAGQGQGGAAGGLQGPLAYLEKTTSNIGMPEARR from the exons ATGGCGACTACTGCAAATGGAAATGGCAATTTAGTGGATGAATTTGAAGAATCTTTTCAG GCGTGCATGAATGTTCTTACCAAAGATGACACCCTTCACACGATGGAGAAAGATGAAATCCGAGTGGAAGTTGATCAGTGTCTCTTAAGATTCATTGACTTAGCCCGGCAAATGGAAGCATTCTTTCTCCAGAAAAGATTCCTGTTATCAGCACTGAAACCAGAACTCATCGTTAAAGAG GATGTTATTGATTTGCGGAACGAATTACACCGGAAAGATGAGCTCATCAAAAGGCACTATGAGAAGATAGTTGTATGGCAGAACTTGCTGGCTGACTTGCAAGGCCCACGGGCCCAAGGGCCGTCTCTTTCTGCCAACAATGTACCtaaccaacaacaacaacaagtccaacagcagcaacaacagcaacaagtccagcagcaacaacagcaacaagtccagcagcaacaacaacaagcTGTCCAACAGCAACAAGTTCAGCAGCAGCAAGTGCAGCAGCAGCAAgtacaacagcagcaacaacaggTACCACCCCCTCAAGCCCAGCACCAGGTGCCCCAGATGACTCAGAATGCCATGGTGAAGCTCCAGCAACAACAGCTACAGCAGCAACTCCAACAGCAGCACATGCAGCAACAAATGCAGCAGCAACAGCAAATGCAGCAACAGCAG GGTCCACCTATGCAGCAACCAGGAGGACCGATGGGTATGCCGTGTGGCGTGGGGGGAGGCGGTATGAATCCCCAGGCCATGTTCATGGCAGGCGGTCAGCTTCAGGCACAGCAGCGGTCAGCAGCAGGCGGAGGAGGGGGCATGGTGGGGGTCGCAGGTGGATTCCATCACGTCCTTGGCGCTGGTCAGGGGCAGGGTGGGGCGGCTGGTGGGCTTCAGGGACCCTTGGCTTATCTCGAGAAGACCACGTCAAACATAGGAATGCCCGAGGCCCGCAGGTGA
- the LOC124155840 gene encoding transmembrane protein 127-like, whose protein sequence is MYNPSYYPRQRWQILKDQDRNFAAAFFHMATIALTCTSLAQLGWFRLTGGKCVPHLAVYQFFSFGYFDTRTTPSDSSSRSSEVVSSPVTVQYHSPSGTLPCVTPEIANLMRILIVMCFLAMASSLFGFFLDIIGPTKKSLQFIQRNSLPSIVTVLWVVGIIGVCYYITILIESSLQSMYPNSNVFVTYEYGCYTITAAGAASNIATACNLLRPQPAQSDEVILQHRRLVDDWDEAETFSVAGPQRLFDGDTPLESIPPPPPYTP, encoded by the exons ATGTACAATCCGAGCTATTATCCTCGCCAGCGATGGCAAATCTTAAAAGATCAGGATAGAAACTTTGCTGCTGCGTTCTTTCATATGGCAACTATTGCCCTGACCTGCACATCTTTAGCACAATTGGGATGGTTTAGATTAACGGGTGGCAAGTGCGTTCCTCATTTAGCAGTGTATCAGTTCTTTAGCTTTGGTTACTTCGACACGAGGACGACACCATCAGATTCCAGTTCACGAAGTAGTGAGGTGGTATCATCTCCAGTGACTGTTCAATATCATTCTCCTAGTGGCA CTCTGCCATGTGTAACCCCAGAAATAGCCAATTTGATGAGGATTTTGATCGTTATGTGCTTTTTGGCCATGGCATCTTCCCTATTCGGCTTCTTCCTCGACATCATCGGACCTACTAAGAAATCTCTTCAATTTATTCAACGGAACTCTTTACCAAGCATCGTGACAG tattatGGGTGGTTGGAATAATTGGAGTGTGCTACTACATTACAATTCTTATTGAGTCATCCCTTCAGAGCATGTATCCTAATTCAAATGTATTCGTCACGTATGAATATGGTTGCTACACCATAACGGCTGCAG GTGCTGCATCAAATATTGCCACAGCTTGCAATCTACTCCGTCCTCAACCTGCCCAGTCAGATGAAGTTATTCTCCAGCACAGGAGGTTGGTTGATGATTGGGATGAAGCGGAAACGTTCTCTGTGGCTGGGCCTCAGCGCTTGTTCGATGGGGATACGCCTCTCGAGAgcatccctcctccccctccctacACACCGTGA